The genomic window GTATAGAACATCGATCCGGAGAAGACAACTCTACCCGGAACAATATCATCAGGTGTGGCGGGGTAAAAACGGCATATGTCCGTGCCGTGAGCACCATATATCCAATTCGCGATCTCCGCTATGCCTTGACGACGGCATTCTGCCATGATCGCTCTTACATCTCGAGGTCCGATAAGTACTGAACGAGTGAAGCGCTTCCAGATCTGTGTCTCATATCTGCGCATCAAGTTCAGTTCTATACCATAAATAAGCTTTCCGAGTAGGCTCTTCTGTTTTCTATAAATTCGTTTGGTATTTAGGGTTTGGGAAAGCTGCATGGCGAGAAAGCTGACGACTGGATGACCAATCTTTTTGCTAAGGCAGTCAGCACTAAGGTTATTATCAATTACCTCAGCGGACCTCAGATAGTAGATATAGACAATATCATAAGCACCCGCAAGAATCCCAAGACGAACATCTCTATGAAGTGCCTTGTTGTAAAAAATGCTGACTTGTAGGGGAAGCCCTTTGAACAGACCTAGAAGAATGCCAAAAAGCTTTTGAAGCCTACCTTGTGGATAAATATTTACGGCATGGCATGAGGTTGTTAACCAGTCCCGTTGCATCTCCGTGAGGAAGCCATCTGTATCAAGTGTAAATAGGTCGACGTTATGACCACGACTTGCCAAAAAGCTTATAAGATGAGCTACGGTAAGCTGGTCACCACGCATCATCGGAAAGGGCATTCGACTGTATATTAAGGCAATCCTCAACCGACGTGGGGCCTGCTTGACCTCCATGATTTTGGGGAGATCCTCTGTTTTCTTCATTACCAGTCTCAACCCTCTACTTCAGCATATTGGCAAAGTAGCTTCGTTTGCCGTAGGACATTGATATCGAGAATGCGATCCGTTTTCAAGCAATAATTGTGGGCTATACTCCGGGTATCAATGACAAGATCGAATTGCTCAGATTCTGCCTGTTCACGGGAGATGAGCACCTTCTGCAATACCGGCAAATGCGAAAAAGCGTAACCAAGATTCTGACCTATTAACTTTTCCGGCTCAACGCAGGGGTCATGAATAGAAAGATTGTAGCCGGCCTGGAGTAGCTTTCGGGCCAGATCCACATTGGGACTTTCCCGAAGATCGTCACTGTCCAGCTTGAAGGAAAGACCCAGCATTAGTATTTTTGAGCCAGGGCGAAGGTGGCGTGAGCATAGCTCGAAGGCAAAGTGTTTGTGGGCCTCATTCGACCGCAAAATGGAATCAATGAGGTGCGTGTGTGCTCCTATATCGCCTGACAGATGCTGTAGTGCGCGAACATCCTTTGGTAAACAAGAACCGCCGAATGGTCCTCCGGGACGCAGATAATTAGAGGAAATGTTAAGCTTTGTATCTGAAATGAATATTTTATGAACGAGTTCTGTATTAATGCCAAGTTTTACACATACGCGCCCGATTTCATTTGCAAAGGCGATCTTAAGAGCATGAAAACTATTATCAACAAATTTGGTTATCTCAGCTTCACGATAATTGGTATAGAAAACTGGCGCCTGTAGTCCAGAATTTATAAGTTCGAGGTTTCTGCATGGCTTGGCATCTTTTGTGCCGATAACAATTTTCGGAGGGTTAAAAAAATCACTGATTGCAATTGACTCACGGAGGAATTCGGGGTTATAAACAAGCTCTACATTGTCGAGATTGTTTCCAAAGAACTGTTCGAAGATCGGCTGAATGAGTTCTTCCATTGTCCCAGGTCGAACGGTTGAGCGATAGACTACCGTCAAAACCTCGTCCCGCGTCTTCCCAATACACGTAGCGATTTGACGCGTTACCTCAATGATGAACTTCATATCATGGGATCCATCCGGGGCGCTCGGAGTGCCTACGCATACAATCGCCATGGCACAACTATTCAATTGATCCCTGGCATCTGTGGTGGCGCAAAGGAGGCCACGAGAAACTGCTTTCTCTACCAATTCCGGCAACCCTGGCTCTGTAATTGGGGACCGCCCAGAATTAACAATTTTGACTTTTTCCTCATTCGTATCCACCCCCAATACCTGATGCCCCTGGTGAGCGAGGCAGGCAGCAGAAGTTATTCCAACATAACCTAATCCAAAAACAGCGATTTTCAATGGCTCCTCCTAGATCTAGACGAAGAGTTATGCTCATTGCTTTGATTTCATGACTTCAGGCAGTCAACATAGCAGAGAAGCAGAATGCGATGTGTTTTTCCGTTCAGATTAAGCTAAAACGACATGCAAAATAAATTATTGCTATAGATAATTAAGTACATAACGCATGATAGGGGGAATATTCAAACAACCGATCGAAGGAGGCCCATATACTCAAGCCGACTAAAAGTATGACTCAAAATCGATAAACTGAAGCAGAAGCGGCGGCCGCCAGAAGAGAATTGATGTTAACAGCAATATTCCGTGTATAACTGAACGGCACATAAATAATATCATCAGCTTGCAACTGAAAATCCGAATGGCGGCCCTTCTGCATAGCACTTAAGGGTAACTTTATCACCACATACTCTCCATTTGGACCTTTTCTTATAAGCTTTGTGCTCGATGGGACAGCGCTTGGTTGCGTGCCTCCCGCGAGTGACACTGCTTGCAATACACTCAATTTGGAGTCATTTGTCGTCATAGGGAATCCTCCAGGACGCCCAACATCGCCTAGAACATAGACGATTTCTGCTTTGGGTACGTTTACAATGTCGCCCGGATAAACATAAACGCTGGTATCAAGCGCTTTCGATGATTGATTTGAATAGAAATATTTTATTTTCTCTTTGGTAGATCGGCGTTCTATCGTGATATTTCTGTCCGCAAGATCGGTAATTCCTCCAGCCATGGCCAGTACTTCAACCACAGACCGCGGTGTACCGATTGGATAACTCCCTGGAGAATGAACTTGGCCCATGATGGTTACATTTTGAGTAGCGGGCTGATCAATCAGCACCGTCACATGGGGATTTAGGAAATAGCCCTTTTTTATAAGCTGATCCCTGATTGCAAGAGCTGCTTCTGCAGGGGTCAATCCGGCAACCTTAACCTCACCACCCACCATTAATGATACGTTGCCGGAGTCAGTGACTCTAACGCTCTGTTCAAGTTCAGGAGCTTCGAGCACTTTAATATGGATCAGATCGGCCGGGCCGATTTTGATGCTTTCATCCTGAGCATAACCACATGCCACACACAAGAGCATTACCAGCCAAAGGCTAACGATTCGCATCATTACCCTCCTGGCGGTAATCGTATTTTCCGCCGCCATAGTACCCGTAATATCCGTAATATGCTGCCGATCTGGAAGAAACGAAATTGAGCACAACTCCTAGATTCGGGTTAGTCTGGTCTTTCGCATGTTGCAATAATGTCTTGTAACCGCGCTCCAGCGCAATTCGCGAAGTGGCTCCCACCCTAGCCAGGAGAATGGTGGCATCAACAAGCTCTTCAAGGATCTGTGCATCCGTAACTGGCAGTACTGGTGGGCAATCAATCAAAATGAAATCGTACATGGAGCGCCAGCTCTCAACAAGACGACGCATCTGATCAGATCCGATGAGTTCAGATGGATACGGTGGCGTCGGACCAGCAGCCAGTACATGCAAACCCAGAAGTTCCGGATTTAGCAAAACCGGCTTAAATTCAGCCTGCGCATCCGCAAGCAACAAACTCAACCCACCAGCAGCAGGATCCAGTTTGAGGCGAGTCCGATAAACCGGTCGGCGCATATCGGCCTCGACCAGCAACACCTTCCTTCCATATTGCGCCATCACGATAGAAAGGCCTAATGCAGTTGTCGACTTGCCTTCACCCGGACTTGGGCTGGTAATAAGGATGACCTGGGGTGGCCTACCGCTTCGCGATATCAGAATTGAGGAGCGCAGACTGCGAACAGCTTCATGATAGGCCGAAAATCTTGAATCCTGCTTAAACAGCGCCTCCCCATGCTCTGAAGCTGAAGAGTGCGGAAGAATTCCAAGTAAGCGCAGGCCCATTGCTTCAATTTCTTCGATGCCTTGTATTTTATTATCGGAAGCTTCGGAAAAGAACGCCGCAAAAATGCCTAAAATAAACCCACCCACAACACCCGCGGGAAGTATCAAGAGCACTTTCGGAGAACTCGGATCTGATGGGGGACTGGCCTTATCTACGATGGTCACATTTGAAGAATGCAATCCTTCTAGGATGCCAGCTTCCTTCAGGCGCTTTAAAAGATCCTGATACAGCTCTTCGCTCTGATTGGCTTCCCTTTCAAGGATGGCATATTCAATTGCCTTGTCATTTAATTTCTCAGCAGCAGCGCGATCAGCGTTATAGGCCCGCTGTGCTCCTTCCAGTGTAGAACGCGCCACTTCAGCATCATTTTTAGCGCGTTCGCTGATGCGGGCGATTTCATCATGCAGAGACTGACGGACCTTAGCCAGAGATGCCTTTTCCTCAATGAGCTTAGGATATTGAGGACCATAAACAGATGAATCCTGCGCAAGCTGTGCTTCAATCGTCGCTTCCTGGGCGCGCAACTGATGAATGAGATCGAGCGAGGTAGTTACTCCCATACTGCTTGAGCCAGCCAACGAGGTACCGGACAACTCGGATATTAATTCCGGATCTCCGGTCTTGACTATTTTGTATACCGATTCCTTGACCACCTCATTCAGCTGCGCCTGAGAAAGCTGTGCCGTAGACGTTTGTAACCGGTCTAGGACCGGGCTATAGATGATCGGCTTGCCCTGCAAGTCTGATGCACCCACTCCGAATAGCCCCGTCTCTTTTTGCATCGCAACGACCCGAGAGGCCAGGTCTTCACTCTGCTTTCTCAAATCACCTAATTGCCCAGTAAGCCAATCTGAGATTTGGCTGGTGGCCTTGTATTTTGTCTGGAATGTGAAGTCAATCAATGCCTGCACCAGGTGGTTCACCACTGCAGACGCGACTTTTGGGTCTGGATTTGTGTAGCTTACTTCAATTAGGCGAGTTCCTGACGTTACTTTGACCTTGAGATGATCCTGAAATACTTTGAGTGCATGTGCCCTCCGTCGTGGCGAGTTTTCCAGAGAAGCGCCTGCCGGATCTCCCGGGCCGCTCGGACTAATTAAGCGCAATGCCGCACGAATGATGCTGAATTTGGACTTAAAATCTGCATTTTGTTCGAGATTTAATTCTTGAATTACCTGCAATGCCAGCGTGTCTGACTGCAAAATACTCGCCTGCGTTTGCAACTCAATATTTTGCGTAAGAGAATCTCCGCCTCCGCCCAGAGCAGAACCCATCAAATCGCCCAAGTCAAGGTTTTCCGAGGAAGGCTTCTGAAGCTGAATTACGCCTTTCGCCTCATATCTTCTTGTCATGAAAATACAGGCCAGCAAAGCCAGAGCCACTACCGCTGCGAATGTGGCGAGAAAGACGTTGCGTCTGCGCCGCAGTATATTTACAAAGTCCTGTAATGACAGTTCTTTTTCAGAGACAGTATTCACTCTTCAGATTCCGTGGGGGGCTAGATTGATGACAACTTGGCCTAATTGTAACAGCATTAATCAGAATCTCTTTCACAATACATTTATATTTCGTCAATAAATGGATATCATATTCCGCCTACTATCCCTACTTCATGCAGGCGCTATGAACAAGTCCTTGAAGCGACAGAAACGCAGGTCGGGGTTTCCATGAAAAAGTTTTAAAGTCGCTGTTATCAATCAGTCCATAATGGTTCGTATGCGTGCCGGACCCATTGGTGCTGTCCGTTAATGCAAACCAGAATACTTTTTGTGCATTGCCGTGCGTAATCACGGTATTCAACTGGTCTGTTAGAAACTGGGCTTGCTTTGATTCAGCAAAGTTCAAATTGTCCAGACTCTTCAGGTTGCTCATTGCAATTCCTAGCTGGACCGTGTGAAGTCCTGCCTCTGTAATCCAGATAGGCTTGCTGTTCATTTCCATTCCAAGCATTGCATTGTGCACGAAAATTGCTTTCTGGTTAATATCTTCAGGATAGTAGGAGTGGAAAGACACAATATCGACCAAGTGCGCCCCCGCACCTTTCATCACCATCGTGAATGCATGGATCAGGTCTGGTCCCATACCCGTGTGCCCAGAAGGGATTGCGGCAAAAGCAGGTGCAACCACCTTCGCATTCGGATCAGCGCTATGGACCGCCTCCGCCCCCGGTATAAGTATGTCGTCTCTGTACTGGACAAGGCGCTGCGTTGCATCAGGCAGATCAATAGACTGAATCAAGTCGGGTTCGTTCCAGATTTCCCAATAGTGCACTTGATGACTGTATCTTTGTACAACAGCTGTAACAAATGCGGTCCACTCCTTTACCGGCGGTATCGTGTTTCTTGGAGATGTGCAGTTGGTGTTCGTTCCAAAGGCCCAACATGGCACCGGTCCTGTAATCGTAATCAGAACGGACATATGAGCAGCCTGGAGTTTGCTCAAACCCTGGTCTATCTCCTGCCAGTTAAATACACCTCTCTGGCGTTCTGTCCATCCCCAAAAGATACTGACCCTGACCCATCCTGCGCCGCTTTGGCTTAGGGCGGAAATGACCTGGTCAGAATTTAACGATGGAAACCCGATGTTATTCACGTTGATCCCGATCGCACCGGAGCGCCCGGAAGAGTCACATTGAAACTGAGGCTCTTTACCTCCGGTCCCGGAAGCGGATGACGCCATGCCATCTCGGAAGGCAAAACAGGCCATGACGAGCACCAATGCCGCTCTTGCCAGCGAAGCCTGCACGGATTGCCTTTTAAGAAATAAGGAAAGGGCATTCACTGTGGTTCATTCCCTCCATTCTCTTGCTGACACGGGTCAACGCTTTGCGTTGCGGTGCAAGACGGGCGGTTGATCAGAAAGTTGTTGGAATGAAAGCCATGCGCGCACCTTGCCCGTGTTGCGCTCAAAGCAATAATACATGACCCAGGAGATAGAAAGGACAATTATGCAGATCGCAGAGACCTTGATTAAAGAGACCAGAGTGATTGCCCACGGCTGCCAAACCGGCATAAGCAGGGCCGAAATAAAAACAAGCAACGGATAATGGACCAGATACAAGGTGTAAGACATGGATGAAAGGCCATGTGCGGAGGAGCGGTACAGGCCAGAGTCGCATGGCTCCTGCGCGTGCAGCACCGTCCACAAAAAAATTGAGAATATGAATCCTAGAACAACATCACTGAGCAGCAGTACAGGTTTGAATTTTATTTCAAGAAACATTGTCAGCAAGACTAATGTTCCGGAGATAGTCATTGCGGCCCTTCTCCAACGCGAAGGTATCGACAAGGGCAGCAAGGCAACTGCCACTCCCAACAACCATATGGAAAAATATCCGGAAATTCTCCATCCGAAAAATACCAGCAGAAGCAGCAGGACTAGGCCAGTCTTTACGCGCACCCGCGGGGAGTTTGACGCCATACAGATCGTGACAAGCAGTGGAAAGGCAATGTAATACCAGAATTCATAGGAAAGGCTCCATAAAGGAATGTTGGTACCGAAAGGAAATGTCAAATTTCATGCAAAAAAAAGACATTCCCAAGGAACACCGGAATCGTTGTCCGCGCGGCAAGCCCCGGAGCAATGTCAGTCCCGCTCAGACCGCTGTAAAGATTGTGGGCCCCGTGCCAAACGTGCATTCCGATTCCGTCCAGCGCCCCTCCAAGCAGAAGTGCAGGAAGCAGAACGACCCATAATATCGTAAGCCGTTGTTTTAAATATGGGCGCCAGAGAAAGCTGTTCTTTCTCATGGACCGCAATACGCTGCCTCCCACCAGATAACCGCTCAAGACAAAAAATACAATCACGGCCAGATGGCCTGTTGTTACATAGCCAAACCATAACTGGCTGACACGCCAATGTGTAATCATCATGGGTTCTGGAACAGAAGCAGGAGCCGACTGGAAGGTTTCTGTTTTCCCTACCAGGACATTGCGCAAGCCAGCCTTTAGAAAAATCGAGCGGGTATGGCTCAGAAACACGAATAGTGCAGCAAGGCCTCTGAGGGCATCCATGTGCACGGAAGCTTTGGAGACGGTGTTCATTGTTCCTGCGGGTGTCCCCATGCAAGAGACCTCCATTCAACATAGGTGTAAAGGCAGAAGGTCTACTGAAAGGTGTAAAGGCAGAAGGTCCGCTGCAAGCTGGTCTCGTATGTCAATTCTTTTCTGTGCAGTGCTTCATGCATCAGGCCGCTGAGGTGTCCGCAGCGTTGATCCTTGCATGGACAATCTCGTGGGCTTCCGGGAGTTTTGCGGCGCGTCGTACCTGCTTGTATTGCTTATACAAAGCTGCAGCCGTAAAAATCCCTACCCATCCCCCCGGGTTTACCACACCGCCGCTCATCGTCAGCACCAGGGCACATGCAGACAGAACAAAGAAGCGGTTGGGAACAGAAAGCTGCCCCAGAAGCTTCCAGATAAAGTACAGAACCAGGATGCTGCCCAGCAGTCCAAGGTCAATCCATATTTCCCAGAACTGGGAAGCGATCAGCTTCTTTGCGACTGAACGTTCTGAGAGCGCAATGTTGATCATGTCACGTTCAGCCTCTACCGAACCGCTGGCCACATCCAGGCCGTATTGAATCAGCATCCCAGAGCCTCCGAAACCAGTTCCGAACAATGGTTGGTGCCGAAGGGCCTGGGCGGCAATCAGAGGCGGCGCCAGCTCTCTCTGGAAGAAGCTGGATGTCTTACCATATGTGGTGGTGGCGGCTATAATGCCGGGAACAATCAGGATGGCAAGGAGCGCACTGATACTCAGCCCGATCATCCGTGCTTTTGGGACAAGCTCCTGGATGGGCAGCTCCAGAACAAAGAAGAGAAAGGCCACAAACAAGCAGACAAGGATGGTCGGCGAGCGGACCACAACAAATCCTGCGGCAGCCAGCAGCATGGCTGCACCGAATCGCCAGGCTCGATATTTACGACCCGAAAGAAACCAGAAAAGAATGCCGTAGCCGGTAGAGATGCCCAGGATCGAAGGCTCAGTGGCCAGGAAGCATGGTCTTATCCCTCCATACTCCGTGATATCGCGTGTCGCATAATTGTAGAGGTTCTCACTCTGCCAACCATTGACGGCCTGTCTAAAAGCATCGCTCACAGGCTTCAGGCCTGCGTGGACCTCCAACGTCGCCCCCAAAATCAAGATGCACGCCATCAACAGAAAGAAGCGGGAGGTCCGTTTCAGTCCCATCCTGCTGACCCCAACAAAGGTGGCGAAGGCAATCACCATGGAATACAGAAAAAGACCCGATGAGAGGATGTGCTGGGGCAGATCATGGTCGGCAAAGGAGGTAATGATGGCCATCACCAGGAGAACCACACCTAACCATCCATAGGTCGTGATTGTGGTAAAGGAAATGCTGTGAGCATTGGCAATCAATATCCCTACGGCGCCCACAATACAAAGTACGAATGGCACCAGCAGCTTTCCACCGGGGGCCAGCGCAATTGTGGTATGCAGGCCGAAGAAAATCAGAAAAAGCGAGAATTCGGTGACTAAAAGCTTCATGGATTTGACACCAGCTGTTCAGGATGCCCTTGTCGTTCGCTTGTGTTTCACAATGTAGATAAGGCAACTCCAGGCTTCAACATTACGGCATCATGCCGGAGGGTTGGCCTTTTAACCGTTCGAGTTCTTTATATTTTCGCCAGCCAGCAATGGCAGACGGAAGAGTTGCAATTATCATACAGGGTGCGGCAAACTGGAGCGCAATTTTGAAGCGCCACATTACAGCCAAAACAATCAGCATCGGCAGGCACATCAGGCATGGGAATACGATATTTTCCATGGCAAACTCGCGAATCGGCAGCTCTTTTGGAAGCGTGCGGCTGAAGTTATAGACAAAATTGGTCAGGATGCCTGTGACTGCGCCGATGGCCGTTCCCCAGGCGACTCCGATGGCGCCGATGAACTTTGCGAGTACGATGCTTGCAATAAGATTTGTGACGCCTTCGACAAAGGGGCTTAAGTAGACTTTCCGCTGCATCCCTGCTGCCAACAAATAGATTGAGTAAGGATCTGCTGAATAGCGAACGGCATTTGCAAAGATCAAAACTACAAAAATAGGAATGCCAGCCATGGCCACCTGGGGGCCTACCCATGCGCGGAACGCTGGATGCACTGGGAGGACTGCCCAACATGCGGAAACGAACAGGAGTATGGTCACAAGATAGGACGTACACTTTAGCGCTGTAGCCAGGCCCTGTCCATCTCCTTTTGCATTGTATTTTGTAAATACCTGGAGCAGAGGTGAAGTTACTGAATGAAAGAATCCCGTAAAAAGAGACACCACATTCGCGCTTACGCCGTATCCAGCAACATTTCGGAAGTCATAAATTCCCACAATGGTGGTATCGAGTCCTCGGATCAGTAGCATTCCTAGCGACCATGCCGATGAACTCAGACAGTAGGAGACCAATTCCCGACGCATTGCTGTATGAGCACCAGACAGATGTAGATGCCATCCGCGGCAAAACCATCGAAAAACGATGTAATGCAAGACATATCCAGCCATGCTAGCCAGGAAATAAGCGCCAGCAACGCTGGTCAGACTGTGTGTTTTTTGGGCTACGAGGATTAAAACAAGGGCCAGAAATCCCTTGGACACCAAAGTGATCCCGGCAGGGATATCATTACGTTGCAAGCCTACGAATACACCGAGAAATGCAGAGAATGGCAGACCAAGAGCCAAGGCACCGCCCACGCAGGTCAGCATGGTTCTTGCGGTTCCGACCATGCCATGATTGATCGTTTTGAATATGAAAGGCATTCCATAGGCTGTTGCAGCAATCACAATTAAAGCCAAAAGCGCCAGTGCTATAAGAATCTGCAAGCCACTGGCAAGCACTTCCTCTGCTTCCTTCTGGCAATCTCGGGCCAGTGCGTGCGTTACAAAGCGCCCCACCGCTATCTGTACACCGAAGTTCAAAAAGTTCACATACGCCGCCAACTGAAGCACTAAAACCCAGAGGGAAAATTCCAGTGGATTGAAGATCCGCACAAAAAAGTAGGGCAGCACCAATGCGATAACCGCGGAGGCACCACCGCTGACAACATTCGAAAGAGCATTCTTTATGAACCGTCGTGTGCCTGATAGCATTCTGTAGT from Pseudacidobacterium ailaaui includes these protein-coding regions:
- a CDS encoding nucleotide sugar dehydrogenase, whose translation is MKIAVFGLGYVGITSAACLAHQGHQVLGVDTNEEKVKIVNSGRSPITEPGLPELVEKAVSRGLLCATTDARDQLNSCAMAIVCVGTPSAPDGSHDMKFIIEVTRQIATCIGKTRDEVLTVVYRSTVRPGTMEELIQPIFEQFFGNNLDNVELVYNPEFLRESIAISDFFNPPKIVIGTKDAKPCRNLELINSGLQAPVFYTNYREAEITKFVDNSFHALKIAFANEIGRVCVKLGINTELVHKIFISDTKLNISSNYLRPGGPFGGSCLPKDVRALQHLSGDIGAHTHLIDSILRSNEAHKHFAFELCSRHLRPGSKILMLGLSFKLDSDDLRESPNVDLARKLLQAGYNLSIHDPCVEPEKLIGQNLGYAFSHLPVLQKVLISREQAESEQFDLVIDTRSIAHNYCLKTDRILDINVLRQTKLLCQYAEVEG
- a CDS encoding glycosyl hydrolase, with translation MQASLARAALVLVMACFAFRDGMASSASGTGGKEPQFQCDSSGRSGAIGINVNNIGFPSLNSDQVISALSQSGAGWVRVSIFWGWTERQRGVFNWQEIDQGLSKLQAAHMSVLITITGPVPCWAFGTNTNCTSPRNTIPPVKEWTAFVTAVVQRYSHQVHYWEIWNEPDLIQSIDLPDATQRLVQYRDDILIPGAEAVHSADPNAKVVAPAFAAIPSGHTGMGPDLIHAFTMVMKGAGAHLVDIVSFHSYYPEDINQKAIFVHNAMLGMEMNSKPIWITEAGLHTVQLGIAMSNLKSLDNLNFAESKQAQFLTDQLNTVITHGNAQKVFWFALTDSTNGSGTHTNHYGLIDNSDFKTFSWKPRPAFLSLQGLVHSACMK
- a CDS encoding GumC family protein, with amino-acid sequence MNTVSEKELSLQDFVNILRRRRNVFLATFAAVVALALLACIFMTRRYEAKGVIQLQKPSSENLDLGDLMGSALGGGGDSLTQNIELQTQASILQSDTLALQVIQELNLEQNADFKSKFSIIRAALRLISPSGPGDPAGASLENSPRRRAHALKVFQDHLKVKVTSGTRLIEVSYTNPDPKVASAVVNHLVQALIDFTFQTKYKATSQISDWLTGQLGDLRKQSEDLASRVVAMQKETGLFGVGASDLQGKPIIYSPVLDRLQTSTAQLSQAQLNEVVKESVYKIVKTGDPELISELSGTSLAGSSSMGVTTSLDLIHQLRAQEATIEAQLAQDSSVYGPQYPKLIEEKASLAKVRQSLHDEIARISERAKNDAEVARSTLEGAQRAYNADRAAAEKLNDKAIEYAILEREANQSEELYQDLLKRLKEAGILEGLHSSNVTIVDKASPPSDPSSPKVLLILPAGVVGGFILGIFAAFFSEASDNKIQGIEEIEAMGLRLLGILPHSSASEHGEALFKQDSRFSAYHEAVRSLRSSILISRSGRPPQVILITSPSPGEGKSTTALGLSIVMAQYGRKVLLVEADMRRPVYRTRLKLDPAAGGLSLLLADAQAEFKPVLLNPELLGLHVLAAGPTPPYPSELIGSDQMRRLVESWRSMYDFILIDCPPVLPVTDAQILEELVDATILLARVGATSRIALERGYKTLLQHAKDQTNPNLGVVLNFVSSRSAAYYGYYGYYGGGKYDYRQEGNDANR
- a CDS encoding glycosyltransferase, with product MKKTEDLPKIMEVKQAPRRLRIALIYSRMPFPMMRGDQLTVAHLISFLASRGHNVDLFTLDTDGFLTEMQRDWLTTSCHAVNIYPQGRLQKLFGILLGLFKGLPLQVSIFYNKALHRDVRLGILAGAYDIVYIYYLRSAEVIDNNLSADCLSKKIGHPVVSFLAMQLSQTLNTKRIYRKQKSLLGKLIYGIELNLMRRYETQIWKRFTRSVLIGPRDVRAIMAECRRQGIAEIANWIYGAHGTDICRFYPATPDDIVPGRVVFSGSMFYTPNVQAILWFIEKCWPTILSRFPSAELIIQGRDPVSAIRRLNGKDSIAVTGTVSDVGAMIRSATVCINPMLAAGGMQNKLIEYFACGKAVVATPVANEGIGARPGEHFFEARHPREFAEAVLYLLNDSKRRDELGRKSRDFVLTHWTWEAHFLDLEKNFYKALDEETLRFRNSAQRPYLQAL
- a CDS encoding acyltransferase family protein, giving the protein MNTVSKASVHMDALRGLAALFVFLSHTRSIFLKAGLRNVLVGKTETFQSAPASVPEPMMITHWRVSQLWFGYVTTGHLAVIVFFVLSGYLVGGSVLRSMRKNSFLWRPYLKQRLTILWVVLLPALLLGGALDGIGMHVWHGAHNLYSGLSGTDIAPGLAARTTIPVFLGNVFFLHEI
- a CDS encoding acyltransferase family protein; translation: MTFPFGTNIPLWSLSYEFWYYIAFPLLVTICMASNSPRVRVKTGLVLLLLLVFFGWRISGYFSIWLLGVAVALLPLSIPSRWRRAAMTISGTLVLLTMFLEIKFKPVLLLSDVVLGFIFSIFLWTVLHAQEPCDSGLYRSSAHGLSSMSYTLYLVHYPLLVFISALLMPVWQPWAITLVSLIKVSAICIIVLSISWVMYYCFERNTGKVRAWLSFQQLSDQPPVLHRNAKR
- a CDS encoding polysaccharide biosynthesis/export family protein, with translation MMRIVSLWLVMLLCVACGYAQDESIKIGPADLIHIKVLEAPELEQSVRVTDSGNVSLMVGGEVKVAGLTPAEAALAIRDQLIKKGYFLNPHVTVLIDQPATQNVTIMGQVHSPGSYPIGTPRSVVEVLAMAGGITDLADRNITIERRSTKEKIKYFYSNQSSKALDTSVYVYPGDIVNVPKAEIVYVLGDVGRPGGFPMTTNDSKLSVLQAVSLAGGTQPSAVPSSTKLIRKGPNGEYVVIKLPLSAMQKGRHSDFQLQADDIIYVPFSYTRNIAVNINSLLAAAASASVYRF